The proteins below are encoded in one region of Nasonia vitripennis strain AsymCx chromosome 3 unlocalized genomic scaffold, Nvit_psr_1.1 chr3_random0009, whole genome shotgun sequence:
- the LOC116738663 gene encoding uncharacterized protein LOC116738663 gives MTELVHVHNDNLYPPRESLQALARAIVTEFPILKNPRSPIGYIDDDFESIFAGKGGNLITIFLSHYVPRIINFAKACKQDLIKKYEDIIDDSLRALLILADFLSVSNAVIKQRLSKKKKEKSANNINIK, from the exons ATGACGGAATTGGTGCATGTTCACAATGACAACTT GTATCCGCCTAGGGAATCGTTGCAAGCACTTGCAAGAGCCATAGTCACGGAATTTCCAATATTGAAAAATCCTCGATCTCCAATAGGATAC ATAGACGATGACTTTGAATCTATCTTTGCTGGTAAAGGAGGTaatttaataacaatatttcTCTCCCACTACGTACCACgcataataaattttgcaaaagcATGTAAACAGGacttgataaaaaaatatgaagatATTATAGACG ATTCTTTAAGGGCTCTCTTGATCTTGGCCGATTTTTTATCGGTTTCAAATGCTGTGATAAAACAACGTCtgtcaaagaaaaaaaaagaaaaatctgccaataacataaatataaagtaa
- the LOC116416850 gene encoding uncharacterized protein LOC116416850, giving the protein MTELVHVHNDNLYPPRESLQALARAIVTEFPILKNPRSPIGYIDDDFESIFAGKGGNLITIFLSHYVPRIINFAKACKQDLIKKYEDIIDDSLRALLILADFLSVSNAVIKQRLSKKKKRKICQ; this is encoded by the exons ATGACGGAATTGGTGCATGTTCACAATGACAACTT GTATCCGCCTAGGGAATCGTTGCAAGCACTTGCAAGAGCCATAGTCACGGAATTTCCAATATTGAAAAATCCTCGATCTCCAATAGGATAC ATAGACGATGACTTTGAATCTATCTTTGCTGGTAAAGGAGGTaatttaataacaatatttcTCTCCCACTACGTACCACgcataataaattttgcaaaagcATGTAAACAGGacttgataaaaaaatatgaagatATTATAGACG ATTCTTTAAGGGCTCTCTTGATCTTGGCCGATTTTTTATCGGTTTCAAATGCTGTGATAAAACAACGTCtgtcaaagaaaaaaaaaagaaaaatctgccaataa